The Tindallia californiensis genomic sequence TTTGGAAAGAATTTCCTCTAACTGATGACCAGAGATTCCAAGATTCCGGCAGGTAATGGTTAACTTGGCTGGATCCAAACCATAGAACCCTGGACTTCCAAGGTTTTCGGCACCAAAACAGTGAAAGCCGTCGATGGCATTAATACGTTCTCGGGCTTGGTGGGACAGGAACTGTATCCTTTCCAGCAATTGAAATCCTTCTGTCATCATTTGGCGGCGGGCTACGTCTAAAGAAGCCAGTAAAATATAAGAAGGACTGGTGGTGTGCAGTAGGTTTAAGGCTGCTTGAACCTTTCGATGATCCACCCTCTCTCCCTGTACATGAAGCATGGAGCTTTGGGTCAGGGAACCAATGATTTTATGGGTACTCTGGGCACAGATATCCGCCCCTGCCTCCATGGCTGACATGGGAAGATCCTTGTGAAAGGATAGGTGAGGGCCGTGGGCTTCGTCCACCATAAGGGGGATGTTATGTTGGTGAACCAGTTTTGCAATGGCTTTTAGATCTGCTGCAACACCGAAGTAGGTGGGATTAATGACGAGCACTCCCCGAGCATCTGGATGGTCTTGTAGTGCTTTTTCAACGGTTGCTGGGGTTACATTCAGTGCTGTACCAGTCAAAGAGTCGATCTCAGGATGGATATAAATCGGTAGAGCGCCCACAAGAGCAAGGCCTGTGGTGACAGACTTATGAACGTTTCTTGGAAGGATGATCTTATCGCCTTCCCTGAGCACGCTGAGCACCATGGCATGAAGGGCTCCAGAAGTTCCATGGACGCAAAAGAAAGTATGCGTTGCCTGAAATGCATCTGCCGCTAATTTCTGAGCTTCGGCGATGCAACCGGAAGGATGATGGAGGCTGTCTACCTGCTCAAAAACCGTGACATCAATGGCCATGGCGTTGGTACCGATAAATTCCCGAAAGGCTTGGTCCATGCCGACTCCTTTTTTATGTCCAGGTACGTGAAAAGGAATGGTTTCGTTGTTAACATAGGTTAACAGTGCCTCAAAAAGAGGTGCTCTTTGATGATTTAGAGGGATCATTTTATTCACTCCTGCCCTTTAAGGTTAAAGTAAGACCTGTACAGAACCACTATAAACTTTTTTAGAGGTGGGTGCAAACTTAATCCTGTCTGGATCAATTGATTTGTTTACTAGCATATGTGAAACATTCAGCAGGAAAGCTTGATGTGGAGCCTGTAAGATCAATAAGCCCTCGTTTCTCCTTAGTAAAAAACACAAAAGGGAGGACGGGGGCTTTTTATGGCTAAAAGTACAAAAACGATCGCAATTATGCATAGATTATCAGTAACGGTTGCAGTATAATCATATTGCAATCGATTATTATTATCGCTTGATCAGAAATGCGAGAGGAAAATTTTCTAGCCGAAATAGAGCA encodes the following:
- a CDS encoding aminotransferase class I/II-fold pyridoxal phosphate-dependent enzyme, translating into MIPLNHQRAPLFEALLTYVNNETIPFHVPGHKKGVGMDQAFREFIGTNAMAIDVTVFEQVDSLHHPSGCIAEAQKLAADAFQATHTFFCVHGTSGALHAMVLSVLREGDKIILPRNVHKSVTTGLALVGALPIYIHPEIDSLTGTALNVTPATVEKALQDHPDARGVLVINPTYFGVAADLKAIAKLVHQHNIPLMVDEAHGPHLSFHKDLPMSAMEAGADICAQSTHKIIGSLTQSSMLHVQGERVDHRKVQAALNLLHTTSPSYILLASLDVARRQMMTEGFQLLERIQFLSHQARERINAIDGFHCFGAENLGSPGFYGLDPAKLTITCRNLGISGHQLEEILSKEYHIQPELSDLYNVLCTLSIGNTQEQVDSLISALQSIRKGYGQSPILSCSETDNVILPPLPLQKLSPREAMHGDTHLLPLWESIHHISAEFLMVYPPGIPLLCPGELISEELVRYIETQREAGLWIQGTEDPRVRHIRIVQASHQ